A genomic segment from Amphiprion ocellaris isolate individual 3 ecotype Okinawa chromosome 17, ASM2253959v1, whole genome shotgun sequence encodes:
- the LOC111583887 gene encoding interleukin-1 beta-like: MCDFDLSQALPCSIESDEEIIEPCCFDTKELQDEIIRLDEGLELEVFRKKRTLQGVANLVLAVNRMKKPPSSCGHELSEDELCSLIMDSVMEETVVKTDRNSSTRGETRVTFERVNSGTQFSLCDSVQKDIVQQSGDLKLQAITLKGGQYEHKVNFKMARYVTRCVSAADSQMVLLSITNNMHVSCTMKDDKPELTLEKCCNDELKKISNDQNMDRFLFFKRASALTLYTFESVKYRGWFISTSSDDERQPVEMCKVDAACRLTSFKIK; the protein is encoded by the exons ATGTGTGACTTTGACCTGTCCCAAGCTCTGCCCTG cTCCATTGAATCAGATGAGGAAATAATTGAACCGTGCTGCTTCGACACAAAG GAGCTTCAGGATGAGATCATTAGACTGGATGAGGGACTGGAACTGGAGGTTTTTCGCAAAAAGAGGACCCTGCAGGGTGTTGCTAACCTGGTGCTGGCCGTCAACAGAATGAAAAAGCCCCCATCTAGCTGCGGCCATGAGCTCAGTGAAGATGAGCTCTGCAGCTTAATCATGGACAGCGTGATGGAAG AAACTGTTGTGAAGACTGACAGGAACTCGAGTACTCGAGGAGAGACAAGAGTGACTTTCGAGCGTGTCAACAGTGGGACGCAGTTCTCATTGTGCGACAGTGTCCAGAAAGACATCGTGCAGCAGTCAGGAGACCTGAAACTGCAGGCCATCACACTCAAAGGAGGACAGTACGAGCATAAAG TGAATTTTAAGATGGCGAGGTACGTCACTCgctgtgtctctgctgctgacAGTCAGATGGTTCTCCTCTCCATCACCAACAACATGCACGTGTCCTGCACCATGAAAGATGATAAACCCGAGCTGACTCTGGAG aaatgctgTAACGACGAGCTAAAGAAGATCAGCAACGACCAAAACATGGACCGTTTCCTTTTCTTCAAGAGGGCCTCGGCCCTCACCCTGTACACCTTTGAGTCTGTTAAATACCGCGGCTGGTTCATCAGCACCTCGTCTGACGATGAACGCCAACCTGTGGAAATGTGTAAGGTGGACGCTGCCTGCCGTCTCACCAGCttcaagattaaataa